One Candidatus Zixiibacteriota bacterium DNA window includes the following coding sequences:
- a CDS encoding DUF309 domain-containing protein, producing MDARLREGVRLFNEQRYFESHEIWEELYRETEERHKPFLEALVQLAAALRLFVDFGEVPGTVRMIRQALIRLENYQPSYLAIKVKDLSVSLERWAHDVESAGSGGAGPIPRIKLRRFPPFR from the coding sequence ATGGATGCTCGGCTGCGAGAAGGCGTTCGTCTGTTCAACGAGCAGCGGTACTTCGAGTCGCACGAGATATGGGAAGAGCTGTATCGGGAGACGGAGGAGCGTCACAAGCCGTTTCTCGAAGCGCTCGTTCAGCTGGCGGCGGCCTTGCGACTTTTCGTGGACTTTGGCGAAGTTCCCGGAACGGTGCGGATGATCCGCCAGGCCCTCATCCGTCTGGAAAATTATCAACCCTCCTATCTGGCGATCAAAGTGAAGGACCTGAGCGTTTCGCTCGAGCGCTGGGCGCATGACGTCGAATCTGCCGGCTCCGGCGGTGCCGGGCCCATCCCCCGGATCAAGCTGCGCCGTTTCCCGCCGTTTCGATGA
- the pdxA gene encoding 4-hydroxythreonine-4-phosphate dehydrogenase PdxA: MSRKPVLAITMGDPAGIGPEVILKALDHPEIGRACHPLILGDWAVLQRARRAAGARAELVPWEHGQSLLSLLQGSAGFVVCPLSALAAKDSRPAVPSVAGGRAAYRYICVAARLAMTGAVDAMVTAPISKSLLRRAGYDYPGHTELLADLSRTAEVRMMLIGKALRVVLVTGHVGFTRVARKLTRAGIRTTVELAHRALRDLFGIGRPRIAVAALNPHAGEEGIFGREEKEVIAPAVMAARKKGLLASGPHPADSLFHRAARGEYDAVVCMYHDQGLIPLKLHHFFGGVALTLGPPFIRTSVDHGTAYDIAGKGKADETSMKEAILLAARLARTRRLRRP; this comes from the coding sequence ATGTCGCGCAAACCGGTTCTTGCGATCACGATGGGCGATCCTGCCGGGATCGGTCCGGAGGTGATCCTCAAGGCGCTGGATCATCCGGAGATCGGGCGCGCCTGCCATCCGCTGATCCTGGGCGATTGGGCGGTCCTGCAGCGGGCGCGCAGAGCGGCGGGAGCCCGGGCGGAGCTCGTGCCGTGGGAGCACGGGCAGTCGTTGCTTTCGCTGCTCCAGGGGTCTGCCGGCTTCGTCGTCTGCCCGCTCTCCGCACTGGCGGCGAAAGACTCCAGGCCAGCGGTTCCCTCGGTCGCGGGCGGCCGCGCCGCTTACCGCTACATCTGCGTGGCGGCGAGGCTCGCGATGACCGGCGCGGTCGACGCGATGGTGACTGCGCCGATCAGCAAGAGCCTGCTCAGGCGGGCCGGTTACGATTATCCCGGCCACACCGAGCTTCTCGCCGACCTCAGCCGCACCGCCGAAGTCCGGATGATGCTGATCGGAAAGGCCCTGCGCGTAGTTCTGGTGACCGGGCACGTGGGTTTTACCCGGGTGGCTCGAAAGCTCACCCGCGCGGGAATCCGAACGACAGTGGAGCTTGCGCACCGGGCCCTGCGCGACCTGTTCGGCATCGGCCGCCCGAGGATCGCGGTGGCGGCTCTCAACCCGCACGCCGGGGAAGAGGGAATCTTCGGCAGGGAGGAAAAAGAGGTGATCGCGCCTGCGGTCATGGCGGCCAGGAAAAAAGGGCTCCTCGCCTCTGGCCCGCATCCCGCCGACAGCCTGTTTCACCGGGCGGCTCGCGGCGAGTACGACGCGGTGGTTTGCATGTATCACGATCAGGGCCTGATTCCGCTGAAGCTGCACCATTTCTTCGGCGGCGTGGCGCTCACCCTCGGCCCTCCGTTCATCCGCACCTCGGTGGATCACGGCACGGCCTACGACATCGCCGGCAAAGGCAAAGCGGATGAAACCAGCATGAAGGAGGCTATTCTGTTGGCGGCGCGCCTGGCGCGCACCAGGAGGTTGCGCCGGCCGTGA
- a CDS encoding phosphomannomutase/phosphoglucomutase — translation MNPSVFREYDIRGLAEKELDQEFALLLGKVHGTMIRQNGGTRVAVGRDCRTTSEEYARAVIAGLVSAGLRVYDIGVCPTPLLYFSLFHLDADGGIQVTASHNPAEYNGFKVCSGKETLHGDQLQAIRTRMERGEFEERAGGLAVVYDIQTPYRKLLLENVGALKRPLKVVVDAGSGVAGPVAPAILRDAGCTVWEIACEPDGHFPIHHPDPTVPANLELLIAKVAEEKADVGIAYDGDADRIGVVDENGKILWGDELLVLFSRDVLKRHPGAVIISEVKCSQRLYDDIAKNGGRPVMWKAGHSLLKAKMKETRALLAGEMSGHMFFADRYFGYDDAIYASLRLLELLAGSPRPLSTMLADLPPSFSTPEIRVACPDERKFAIAELAKRYFRERYEVIDVDGARIQFDGGWGLVRASNTQPALVLRFEADSADKLRRFREIVEAKLAEWSAETASHER, via the coding sequence GTGAACCCCTCGGTCTTCCGCGAATACGACATCCGCGGCCTGGCCGAAAAGGAGCTGGACCAGGAGTTCGCCCTGTTGCTGGGGAAGGTTCACGGCACCATGATCCGGCAGAACGGCGGCACCCGGGTGGCGGTCGGGCGGGATTGCCGCACAACCTCGGAAGAGTACGCCCGAGCCGTGATCGCGGGGCTGGTGTCGGCGGGTCTGCGCGTCTACGATATCGGCGTCTGCCCCACTCCGCTGCTCTACTTCTCGCTCTTCCATCTCGATGCAGACGGAGGCATCCAGGTAACCGCCAGCCACAATCCCGCCGAGTACAACGGCTTCAAGGTGTGTTCGGGCAAGGAGACCCTGCACGGCGACCAGCTCCAGGCGATCAGGACGCGCATGGAACGAGGGGAGTTCGAGGAGAGAGCGGGCGGGCTTGCAGTCGTTTACGACATCCAGACGCCTTACCGGAAATTGCTTCTCGAGAACGTCGGTGCGCTGAAGCGGCCGCTCAAGGTGGTGGTCGACGCCGGCAGCGGCGTGGCGGGTCCCGTGGCACCGGCGATCCTGCGGGATGCGGGTTGCACGGTCTGGGAAATCGCGTGCGAGCCGGACGGCCACTTCCCCATTCATCATCCCGATCCCACGGTGCCGGCCAATCTCGAACTGCTGATCGCCAAGGTCGCCGAGGAAAAGGCGGACGTGGGAATCGCCTACGACGGGGACGCCGACCGGATCGGAGTGGTCGACGAGAACGGAAAAATCCTCTGGGGCGACGAGCTGCTCGTGCTGTTCTCGCGCGACGTTCTCAAGCGACATCCCGGGGCCGTGATCATTTCCGAGGTCAAGTGCTCGCAGCGACTCTACGACGACATCGCGAAAAACGGCGGCCGGCCCGTCATGTGGAAGGCGGGCCACTCGTTGCTCAAAGCCAAAATGAAGGAGACCCGCGCGCTCCTGGCGGGCGAGATGAGCGGGCACATGTTTTTCGCCGACCGCTACTTCGGCTACGACGATGCCATCTATGCGTCGCTGCGCCTGCTCGAGCTGCTCGCCGGCTCTCCCCGGCCGCTGTCGACGATGCTCGCCGATCTTCCGCCGAGCTTTTCCACACCGGAGATCCGCGTTGCCTGCCCCGACGAGCGCAAATTCGCGATCGCCGAGCTTGCCAAGCGTTATTTTCGCGAGCGGTACGAGGTGATCGACGTCGACGGCGCGCGCATCCAGTTCGACGGCGGCTGGGGACTGGTCCGCGCCTCCAACACTCAGCCGGCCCTGGTCCTGCGCTTCGAGGCCGACTCTGCGGACAAGCTCCGGCGATTTCGCGAGATCGTCGAAGCCAAGCTTGCCGAATGGAGCGCCGAGACGGCGTCGCATGAACGGTAA
- a CDS encoding peptidylprolyl isomerase gives MLRHVIQNRLIVLLVSLLLASAADARVVEQLVTVIDGEPYTLSSVARFAKTRVGRDFPSGDLNQINDHDREVLEQFITEKLLEGEIRTAGIKISDEDIDQYIEEIKKRNHLSDDDLKAALQREGQTLAGYRAAVKAELEKSALINRQVKQRINITNEDVERYYKLNARKYRAEDRVRLRHILLPLSENAPEEEAKAVLARAGELYQRIASGEDFAKLAREHSHGAGADQGGEIGWVRRGTLLKPIEEVAFDRLSVGQVSKPLRTSMGVHLVKLEAREEGAVLPLSTVGPKIKDELYAKALEERFLRWLKTDLRRKHTVDIKIPGVVFKPEDTTEDTMNSLVAARSLRSSRSEERGFLSYLNPFSYIVKEVPFEEDGQGGPLAGKNVVSVLGIPLFTTEAADDVPDVLAAQPPEPKEQEASESGGFFSTIVDRLNPFKR, from the coding sequence ATGCTGCGGCACGTGATTCAAAACCGCCTGATCGTCCTGCTGGTTTCCCTCCTGCTGGCTTCTGCCGCGGACGCGCGGGTCGTCGAACAGCTCGTCACGGTGATCGACGGCGAGCCCTACACGCTCTCCAGCGTCGCGCGTTTCGCCAAGACCAGAGTCGGACGCGACTTCCCCTCCGGCGATCTGAACCAGATCAACGACCACGATCGCGAGGTGCTGGAGCAGTTCATCACCGAGAAGCTGCTCGAAGGCGAGATCCGCACGGCGGGAATCAAGATCTCCGACGAAGATATCGATCAGTACATCGAGGAGATCAAGAAGCGAAACCACCTCTCGGACGACGATCTGAAGGCGGCGCTCCAACGGGAAGGGCAAACCCTGGCGGGTTATCGCGCCGCGGTGAAGGCGGAGCTCGAGAAGAGCGCGCTCATCAACCGGCAGGTCAAGCAGCGGATCAACATCACGAACGAAGACGTCGAACGCTACTACAAGCTCAATGCCAGGAAATACCGGGCGGAGGACCGGGTGCGGCTGCGGCACATTCTGCTGCCGCTTTCGGAAAACGCCCCGGAAGAGGAGGCCAAAGCCGTCCTTGCCCGGGCCGGAGAGCTTTATCAGCGCATCGCATCCGGTGAAGATTTCGCCAAGCTGGCGCGCGAGCACTCGCACGGAGCCGGGGCGGACCAGGGAGGCGAGATCGGGTGGGTGCGCCGCGGGACGCTGCTCAAGCCGATCGAGGAGGTCGCGTTCGACAGGCTTTCGGTGGGGCAGGTGAGCAAACCGCTGCGCACGAGCATGGGCGTGCATCTGGTCAAGCTTGAGGCCCGCGAGGAAGGAGCGGTGCTGCCGCTTTCGACCGTCGGGCCGAAAATCAAAGACGAGCTCTACGCCAAGGCGTTGGAGGAGCGATTCTTGCGGTGGCTGAAGACCGATCTGCGGCGCAAGCATACCGTGGACATCAAGATCCCGGGCGTCGTGTTCAAACCCGAGGACACCACCGAGGACACCATGAACTCGCTGGTGGCGGCCCGTTCACTGCGGTCGAGCCGGTCGGAGGAGCGCGGCTTCCTGAGCTACCTCAATCCTTTTTCCTACATCGTCAAAGAGGTCCCGTTCGAGGAGGACGGCCAGGGTGGCCCGCTGGCCGGAAAGAACGTCGTCAGCGTCCTGGGAATTCCGCTGTTCACGACCGAGGCCGCGGACGACGTCCCCGACGTGCTGGCCGCGCAGCCCCCGGAGCCCAAAGAGCAGGAAGCGAGCGAGTCCGGCGGCTTCTTCTCGACCATCGTCGACCGATTGAACCCCTTCAAGCGGTGA
- the mfd gene encoding transcription-repair coupling factor yields MDSSSLKRTLEEFLQGSWRGVRRIQGLQGGASAYVLALIAAVQRRTMLVVAPTPSSAENLYHDLAFFLGEEPSLNPLRKRLHLLPPWEVLPFEKLSPHPESVAGRLEALYRLVEEPASILVSTPSALMQKMLPRDAFKTSYRYLVPGDELPREALIEHLAHWGFQNVPLVEERGDFSVRGGIVDLFAPGYGRPLRLEFEGDRLESIREFNPANQRSERPHEEALILPMKEFSLKRAGLDEVARKLGQRAMELDLDRLEQGRLLESLKQGIAFPGIEFLLPYFYPELVALFSYLPADSLVVALGFDRVEAEAERFAELARERNARAREEGRLVPAADALYLDERQWREELAAFSRLHCESLAVLGGPEPTLTVDSFLTGTLQRESAARHGRDPSLAPLVERLREQPEERIFFVAPTEADARRLIELFGHYDFHVTLSSDPVPLLLEGGRRGPTATLGRLNQGFRLPSSGLAFLTFDEIFGTQKRRAAPPKKAHPSHFLTSLSELKQDDYVVHLDHGIGIYRGLKFLQVAGVEGEFLHLEYEGGDRLYVPVDRINVVQKYIGTEGAKPSLDRLGGTSWEKVKARTRKSVLAMAEELVKLYAIREARSGTAFPPPDSLYREFEAGFEYEETPDQQRAIDETLAGMQRPKPMDRLICGDVGYGKTEVAMRAAFLAVEAGKQVAVLVPTTILAQQHLQTFRHRFRTHAVRIEMISRFLRTKEIAAILQDTARGKVDILIGTHRLLQKDVEFKDLGLVIIDEEHRFGVAHKERLKKLRQLVDVVSLTATPIPRTLHMSLVGIRDLSIIETPPADRLAIQTYVTRYDEALIRDAILRELERGGQVFFLHNRVETIDRVALKLQEIVPEAKLAVAHGQMRPRDLERVMLDFLENRTQVLVCSAIIESGLDFPNANTIIVNRADKFGLAQLYQLRGRVGRSHRHAYAYLLIPGEKAITPEAEKRLRALQELDGLGGGFKLALHDLEIRGAGNLLGAEQSGQIAAVGFELYTEMMRDAVRELKGEAVVPEVEPEIRLGIPAYFPDDYIPDVSQRLYFYKRLASLRSSEELEELKEEIRDRYGPYGEPVENLFLIMELRRLLRQHLVQQISVSDGKVFLLFHPQSPVRVEKLLELIRAPRGGYRLTPNGRLSFTPLHRDGKRLVAEVAELLASLQPTPGEEPKALETGRGVGGGGP; encoded by the coding sequence ATGGATAGCTCCTCTCTCAAGCGAACGCTGGAAGAGTTTCTTCAGGGAAGCTGGCGCGGCGTCAGGCGTATCCAGGGGTTGCAGGGAGGCGCATCCGCGTACGTCCTCGCGCTGATCGCGGCGGTGCAGCGCCGGACGATGCTGGTGGTGGCGCCGACGCCGAGCTCGGCCGAAAACCTGTACCACGACCTCGCCTTTTTCCTCGGCGAGGAGCCGTCGCTCAACCCGCTGCGCAAGCGACTGCACCTACTGCCGCCCTGGGAGGTCCTGCCTTTCGAGAAGCTCTCGCCGCACCCGGAAAGCGTGGCGGGACGGCTCGAAGCGCTCTACAGGCTCGTGGAGGAACCGGCGTCGATTCTGGTGTCCACCCCGTCGGCGCTCATGCAGAAGATGCTGCCGAGGGATGCCTTTAAGACCTCTTACCGGTATCTCGTTCCGGGAGATGAGCTGCCGCGGGAAGCGCTGATCGAGCACCTGGCCCACTGGGGTTTCCAAAACGTTCCGCTAGTCGAGGAACGCGGCGACTTCAGCGTCCGGGGCGGCATCGTCGACCTGTTTGCTCCCGGGTACGGGCGCCCCCTGCGGCTCGAGTTCGAAGGCGACCGACTCGAGTCGATCCGGGAATTCAATCCCGCCAACCAGCGCTCGGAGCGGCCGCACGAGGAGGCTCTGATCCTGCCGATGAAGGAGTTCTCGCTCAAGCGGGCCGGTCTGGACGAGGTGGCGCGCAAGCTCGGGCAACGCGCGATGGAGCTGGATCTCGACCGCCTTGAGCAGGGGCGGTTGCTGGAATCCCTGAAGCAGGGGATCGCCTTTCCCGGCATCGAGTTCTTGCTGCCGTATTTCTACCCCGAGCTGGTGGCGCTGTTTTCCTACCTGCCCGCCGACAGCCTGGTGGTTGCGCTCGGCTTCGACCGGGTCGAGGCGGAGGCCGAGCGATTCGCCGAGCTGGCGCGCGAGCGGAACGCACGAGCGCGGGAAGAAGGGCGGTTGGTGCCGGCGGCGGACGCCCTTTACCTCGACGAGCGCCAGTGGCGTGAAGAGCTGGCCGCGTTTTCCCGGCTGCACTGCGAGTCGCTGGCGGTGCTCGGCGGGCCCGAGCCGACGCTGACCGTAGACTCGTTTCTGACCGGTACGCTTCAACGCGAGTCCGCGGCGCGCCACGGCAGGGATCCTTCGCTGGCGCCGCTGGTGGAGCGGCTCAGGGAGCAGCCCGAGGAGCGAATTTTCTTTGTCGCGCCCACGGAAGCCGACGCCCGCCGGCTGATCGAGCTGTTCGGTCATTACGACTTCCACGTCACGTTGAGCTCCGATCCGGTGCCGCTCTTGCTGGAGGGCGGGCGACGCGGCCCGACGGCGACGCTCGGCCGCCTGAACCAGGGATTTCGCCTGCCGAGCTCGGGGCTGGCGTTTCTCACCTTCGACGAAATCTTCGGGACGCAGAAGCGCCGCGCCGCGCCGCCGAAAAAGGCCCACCCGAGTCATTTTCTCACCAGCCTCAGCGAGTTGAAGCAGGACGACTACGTGGTTCACCTCGACCACGGCATCGGGATCTACCGCGGGCTCAAGTTCCTCCAGGTCGCCGGGGTGGAAGGCGAGTTCTTGCATCTCGAGTACGAAGGCGGCGACCGGCTCTACGTGCCTGTGGATCGCATCAACGTGGTGCAAAAATACATCGGCACCGAGGGCGCCAAACCGTCGCTCGACCGGCTGGGCGGGACGAGCTGGGAAAAGGTCAAGGCCCGGACCCGCAAATCAGTTCTCGCGATGGCCGAAGAGCTGGTGAAGCTTTACGCGATCCGGGAAGCCCGGTCCGGGACCGCCTTCCCCCCGCCCGATTCGCTCTACCGCGAGTTCGAGGCCGGATTCGAGTACGAGGAAACGCCGGACCAGCAGCGGGCGATCGACGAGACCCTGGCCGGCATGCAAAGGCCCAAGCCGATGGATCGCTTGATCTGCGGCGACGTCGGCTACGGCAAGACCGAAGTGGCGATGCGCGCGGCCTTTCTCGCGGTCGAGGCCGGCAAGCAGGTTGCGGTGCTGGTGCCGACCACGATTCTCGCGCAGCAGCACCTGCAGACCTTCCGCCATCGTTTCCGCACCCATGCGGTCCGCATCGAGATGATCAGCCGCTTCCTCCGGACGAAGGAAATCGCAGCGATTCTCCAGGACACCGCCCGGGGAAAGGTCGACATTCTGATCGGAACCCATCGGCTGCTGCAAAAAGACGTGGAATTCAAGGATCTCGGGCTGGTGATCATCGATGAGGAGCACCGGTTCGGGGTCGCGCACAAGGAGCGGTTGAAAAAGCTGCGCCAGCTGGTGGACGTGGTGAGCCTGACGGCGACCCCGATTCCCCGTACGCTCCACATGTCGCTGGTCGGCATCCGTGATCTGAGCATCATCGAGACGCCACCGGCGGATCGGCTCGCGATCCAGACCTACGTGACGCGCTACGACGAGGCTCTGATCCGCGATGCGATTCTCCGCGAGCTCGAGCGCGGCGGCCAGGTTTTTTTCCTGCACAACCGGGTCGAAACCATCGACCGCGTCGCCCTCAAGCTCCAGGAGATCGTACCTGAAGCCAAGCTCGCCGTGGCTCACGGCCAGATGCGCCCCCGGGATCTCGAACGGGTGATGCTCGACTTTTTGGAAAACCGGACCCAGGTGCTGGTTTGCTCGGCGATCATCGAGTCCGGACTCGACTTCCCCAACGCCAACACGATCATCGTCAACCGCGCGGACAAGTTCGGACTGGCGCAACTCTATCAGCTGCGGGGCCGGGTCGGCCGCTCGCACCGCCACGCTTACGCTTACCTCTTGATCCCGGGGGAGAAAGCGATCACTCCGGAGGCCGAAAAGAGGCTCCGGGCGCTGCAGGAGCTCGACGGTCTCGGCGGTGGCTTCAAGCTCGCGCTCCACGATCTCGAAATCCGCGGGGCCGGCAACCTCCTCGGCGCCGAGCAGTCGGGGCAGATCGCCGCCGTCGGTTTCGAACTCTACACGGAGATGATGCGCGACGCGGTTCGCGAGCTCAAAGGGGAGGCAGTCGTCCCCGAGGTGGAGCCCGAGATTCGGCTGGGGATCCCGGCCTATTTTCCGGACGACTATATTCCGGACGTCAGTCAACGGCTCTATTTCTACAAGCGGCTGGCGAGCCTGCGCAGCTCGGAAGAGCTGGAAGAGCTGAAGGAGGAAATCCGCGACCGCTACGGGCCCTACGGCGAGCCGGTGGAGAATCTTTTTCTGATCATGGAGCTGCGGCGGCTTCTCAGGCAGCACCTGGTACAGCAGATCAGCGTCTCGGACGGGAAGGTTTTTCTCCTCTTCCACCCGCAGTCGCCCGTGAGGGTCGAGAAGCTCCTGGAGCTCATCCGGGCCCCCCGCGGCGGTTACCGCCTGACGCCCAACGGCCGGCTCTCGTTCACTCCACTCCACCGGGACGGTAAGCGGCTCGTCGCCGAGGTAGCCGAGCTGCTCGCTTCGTTGCAGCCGACGCCCGGGGAGGAACCGAAGGCCCTGGAAACAGGGCGGGGCGTCGGGGGCGGCGGACCATGA
- the uvrA gene encoding excinuclease ABC subunit UvrA, translating to MNGKIVIRGARVHNLKNLDLEIPRGRLVVVTGVSGSGKSSLAFDLLYAEGQRRYIESLSADTRQFLRQLEKPDVDSVEGLSPAVAIQARHGSYGPRSTVGTATEIADFLRLLFARAAQPSCVRCGREVSALTIEEVCDRLLEFPAGARIVVLAPVRGRSARDFQAKLRELARAGFTRISVHGEIREISEDLELGGLHPPMLDLVVDRLTLREGIGRRLADSLETASRAGEGMIRVQVAEGTEPARVLSFSQRLACTECGTTLPELHPQLFSFNSPQGACPRCRGLGFLPAEKASRTGHAAPGRCPQCEGARLKPEALAVRLAGKNIAEICSLSIVAAQDFFDRLQLAGKAALVAGPIAREISRRLGVLERLGLPYLSLDRPSDSLSGGEAQRVRLATQIGAGLAGVLYILDEPSIGLHQRDNAALLELLRQLRDAGNSVIVVEHDPEAMLAADTIVDMGPGAGADGGRVVAVGTPRELMGHEESLTGQFLSGRRKIPLPEKRSAGTGAFLTLAGVRRHNLKSVTVSIPIGALTCVTGVSGSGKSTLVMDVLYPAVARRLRRIRGREDFAELNGWENFERVVAVDQSPIGRTPRSNPATYIGAYDPLRELFARLPEARVRGYDARRFSFNSPGGRCEACAGEGLVRVEMHFLPDVFVSCDVCRGRRYNRETLEIRFKGLSIADVLDLTVAQALELLANIPAIAQKLRTLAAVGLGYLKLGQPAHTLSGGEAQRVKLAKELARKTAGRSLYLLDEPTSGLHFADVEKLLEMLRALVGMGNTVVVIEHNLDVIKSADYVIDLGPEGGERGGEVVAAGTPEEVARSPGSHTGAYLARYLQAGPDG from the coding sequence ATGAACGGTAAGATCGTCATCCGCGGCGCACGCGTCCACAACCTCAAGAACCTGGACTTGGAGATACCCCGCGGGCGGCTGGTGGTCGTCACGGGTGTGTCGGGCTCCGGCAAATCGTCGCTGGCATTCGATCTGCTTTACGCGGAGGGCCAGCGCCGCTACATCGAGTCGCTTTCCGCGGATACGCGTCAGTTCCTGCGCCAGCTCGAAAAGCCGGACGTCGACTCGGTCGAAGGTCTCTCTCCGGCCGTGGCGATCCAGGCCCGGCACGGCTCCTACGGCCCGCGCTCGACGGTCGGCACGGCCACGGAGATCGCCGACTTTTTGAGACTGCTGTTCGCGCGCGCGGCACAGCCGAGCTGCGTTCGCTGCGGCAGGGAGGTCTCGGCGCTGACAATCGAAGAGGTCTGCGATCGACTGCTGGAATTTCCCGCGGGGGCTCGGATCGTGGTTCTGGCGCCCGTCCGCGGGCGTTCGGCCCGAGACTTCCAGGCAAAGCTGCGCGAGCTCGCGCGCGCCGGATTCACCCGGATCAGCGTTCACGGCGAGATCCGGGAAATCTCCGAGGATCTCGAGCTCGGCGGGCTCCATCCGCCGATGCTGGATCTCGTGGTCGATCGGCTGACGTTGCGAGAGGGGATCGGAAGGAGACTCGCCGATTCACTCGAGACCGCCTCCCGGGCGGGTGAAGGCATGATCCGGGTGCAGGTTGCAGAGGGAACAGAGCCCGCCCGCGTCCTGAGCTTCAGCCAGCGGCTTGCCTGCACCGAGTGCGGCACGACGCTTCCGGAACTCCACCCGCAACTCTTTTCCTTCAATAGCCCCCAAGGGGCCTGCCCCCGCTGCCGCGGGTTGGGTTTTTTGCCGGCGGAAAAGGCGTCGCGAACAGGGCACGCGGCTCCCGGGCGGTGCCCACAGTGTGAAGGCGCGCGGCTCAAGCCGGAGGCTCTGGCGGTCCGTCTTGCGGGCAAGAACATCGCCGAGATCTGCTCGTTGTCGATCGTCGCGGCGCAGGATTTCTTCGACCGTCTGCAGCTCGCCGGCAAGGCTGCTCTGGTCGCGGGCCCGATCGCCAGGGAGATCTCCCGTCGCCTTGGGGTCCTGGAGCGGCTGGGCCTGCCCTACCTGAGCCTGGATCGGCCGAGCGACTCCCTGTCGGGAGGCGAAGCGCAACGGGTTCGGCTGGCGACCCAGATCGGCGCGGGTCTCGCCGGAGTGCTCTACATCCTCGACGAGCCGAGCATCGGCTTGCACCAGCGAGACAACGCGGCACTGCTCGAATTGCTGCGGCAGCTGCGGGATGCCGGGAACTCCGTCATCGTCGTCGAGCACGATCCCGAGGCGATGCTGGCGGCGGACACGATCGTCGACATGGGACCGGGGGCGGGCGCCGACGGTGGTCGCGTCGTCGCGGTAGGAACTCCTCGAGAGCTCATGGGTCACGAAGAGTCTCTCACCGGACAGTTCCTTTCCGGGAGGAGAAAAATCCCGCTCCCGGAGAAGCGGAGCGCGGGAACGGGCGCTTTTCTCACCCTCGCGGGCGTTCGGCGCCACAACCTGAAGTCCGTGACGGTCAGCATCCCGATCGGCGCTCTCACCTGTGTTACCGGAGTCTCGGGCTCGGGCAAGAGCACGCTCGTGATGGATGTCCTGTATCCCGCCGTGGCCCGCCGCCTCCGGCGAATCCGGGGGAGAGAGGATTTCGCCGAGCTGAACGGTTGGGAAAACTTCGAGCGCGTCGTGGCCGTCGATCAGTCCCCGATCGGCCGCACCCCGCGCTCCAACCCTGCGACTTATATTGGAGCTTACGATCCGCTGCGCGAGCTCTTCGCCCGGCTCCCTGAGGCCCGGGTTCGCGGTTACGACGCCCGCCGTTTTTCGTTCAACAGCCCGGGGGGGCGTTGCGAAGCCTGCGCCGGCGAGGGGCTGGTTCGGGTGGAAATGCATTTCCTGCCCGACGTGTTCGTCTCCTGCGACGTCTGCCGGGGCCGGCGGTACAATCGAGAGACTCTGGAGATCAGGTTCAAGGGGCTGAGTATCGCGGACGTCCTCGACCTCACGGTCGCCCAGGCCCTTGAGTTGCTCGCTAACATTCCGGCAATCGCGCAAAAGCTGCGCACCCTGGCCGCCGTCGGCCTCGGCTATCTCAAGCTGGGACAACCGGCGCATACGCTCTCCGGCGGGGAGGCGCAGCGGGTGAAACTGGCAAAGGAGCTGGCGCGAAAAACCGCGGGCCGGTCGCTTTATTTGCTCGACGAACCGACTTCCGGGCTGCACTTCGCTGATGTCGAGAAGCTCCTCGAGATGCTGCGGGCGCTGGTCGGCATGGGAAATACGGTGGTGGTCATCGAGCACAATCTCGACGTGATCAAGAGCGCTGATTACGTCATCGACCTGGGTCCCGAGGGCGGCGAGCGTGGCGGCGAGGTGGTTGCCGCCGGGACCCCTGAAGAGGTGGCTCGCTCCCCCGGGTCACACACTGGCGCTTATCTGGCGCGCTACCTGCAAGCCGGACCCGACGGGTGA